A DNA window from Pyrus communis chromosome 3, drPyrComm1.1, whole genome shotgun sequence contains the following coding sequences:
- the LOC137727908 gene encoding 3-ketoacyl CoA thiolase 1, peroxisomal-like, with translation MKGFFFCITCLNHCESVHYFCLSGNASQVSDGAGAVLLMKRSLAMQKGLPVLDVFRSFAASGVDPAVMGVGPASVIPVAVKSAGLELYDIDLFEIIEAFASQYVYCCKKLELDPEKVNANGSAIALGHPLGATGACCVATLLNEMKRRGRDHRFGVISMCIGSGMGASAVFERGDSVDELCNARTV, from the exons atgaagggtttttttttttgtataacttGTTTGAATCATTGTGAATCAGTTCATTACTTTTGTCTTTCAGGAAATGCTAGCCAGGTGAGTGATGGTGCTGGAGCAGTACTTCTGATGAAAAGAAGTTTAGCTATGCAGAAGGGACTTCCTGTTCTTGATGTTTTCAG GAGTTTTGCCGCCAGTGGTGTGGATCCCGCTGTCATGGGAGTAGGTCCAGCTTCTGTAATTCCAGTAGCAGTGAAATCTGCTGGTCTTGAGCTTTATGATATTGATCTGTTTGAGATAATTGAG GCATTTGCATCTCAATATGTTTATTGTTGCAAGAAATTGGAGCTTGATCCTGAAAAAGTCAATGCTAATGGAAGCGCTATTGCTCTAGGCCATCCTTTAGGCGCTACAG GTGCTTGTTGCGTAGCAACTCTCCTAAATGAAATGAAGCGTCGTGGCAGGGATCACCGCTTTGGTGTTATCTCCATGTGCATAG GCTCAGGTATGGGGGCTTCTGCAGTTTTTGAAAGAGGGGATTCAGTTGATGAGCTATGCAACGCTAGAACTGTATAA